A region of the Bryobacteraceae bacterium genome:
AGGCCGCCATCCGGTTGCAGCAGGCGCTTGCGAGGCCGAACCTCGACATTGGGGTGACGCATCACAAGCAGTTCGTCGGTTCGCTGCCGGGGCAGTCACTGGGCTTCCGCGTCGAAGTGCCGCTGCCGCTTCTGAATCGCAATCAGGGCGAGATCGAGCGCGCCCGCCAGGAGCGCGAGCAGGCGGCGGCGCGGCTGCGGGCGCTGGAGCAGCAGATCCGCGCCGAGGCCGCTGCCGCCTGGGCGCAGTATGAGACGGCGCGGCAACTGCTGGAGACGATGGAGCGCGAGATGATCGGCCAGGCGCGGCGCGTGCGGGACACGATCGAATTTTCCTACCGCCGCGGCGAGGCCTCTTTCATTGACCTGCTGGACGCGCAGAGGACGTTTACGGAAACGATGCAAGGCTACAACGAAGCGCGGGCCGAATTCGCCCGCACGCTGTATCTGCTGGACGCGATCGCCGCGAAGGAGGCGCCATGAGGGGGCTGGCCGCGGCCCTTTGCCTGCTGGTGCTGGCCGCCTGCCGCCCGGCGCCGGCGCCGCGTGCCGCCGCGCCGGCGGCGCGGATGGACGGCGTGGTGGAGATCCCGCCGGATTCGCCGAAGATGCGCCAGATCCGCGTGGCGGAGGTGCGCCTGGAACGCGTGCCCACCGATGAGTTCACCGCGCCGGCCAAGGTCGAGTTCAACCCGAACCGGATCTCGCGCGTGGTGTTGCCGGCGCCCGGGCGCGTGGCCGAAGTGTTCGTCGCCTTCGGCGATGCGGTGGAGCGGGGTGCGCCGCTTCTCAGCATCGAAAGTCCTGAGGCCGACCAGGCGGCGGCGGAATATGTGCGCGCGGAGCTCACGCTGACGGCGGCGCGGGCCGAGCTCGCCAAGGCGCAGCAGGACTATGAGCGCGTGCTCGACCTGTTCCGCGGCGACGCCATCGCGAAGAAGGAAGTGCTGGCGGCGGAGACGACGCTCAGCCAGGCGAAGGCCGCCGTGGCGCAGGCGGAGACGTCGCGCCAGCAGGCGCTGGCGCGGCTGGAGCTGCTGGGGCTGAAGCCGGGCCAGGCGCGGCCGCGCATCACCGTGCGCGCGCCGCTGTCAGGTAAGGTGACCGAGTTCAACGTGGTGGCGGGCGAGTATCGCAACGATACGAGCCAGCCGGTGATGACCATTGCCGACCTGAGCACGGTGTGGGTGGCGGCCGACGTGCCGGAAAGCTACATCCGGCTGGTGAAGCTGGGCGAGGCGTTCGAGGTGAGGCTGAACGCGTATCCCGGGGAAGTGTTCCACAGCCGCGTGGCGCGCATCGCCGACAGCGTGGATCCGGCCAACCGCACGCTGAAAGTGTGGACGGAGCTGGACAACCGGGAGGGGCGGTTCCGCCCGGAGATGTTCGGCACGGTGCGCCATGTGGAATCGATCCAGGACGCGCCCGTGGTTCCGGCCGGCGCGGTCGTGCAGATGGAGGGCCGGGAGGCCGTGTTTGTGGAAGAGGGGCCGGGCCGGTTCCGTCTGACGCCGGTGAAGACAGGCAAGCGCTCCGACGGGCGCGTGCCGATCGTGGAAGGCATCAGGGCCGGCGCGCGGATCGTGGTCGATGGCGCCATGCTGCTGAGGGGGAACTAGGCGATGGAATCGGCGCGGATGATGCTGGTTTTCTTTGATGAGAGCGACACATGGGGCGATCCGCGAATCCCGCTCTATGAAGCCGTGGTGCGGGTGCTGCTGGAAGAGGGCATTGCCGGGGCGACGGTCATGCGCGGGCTGCTCGGCTACGGAGCGGCCCACCAGCTCACCCAGGACGCCCTTTCCGGCGCCAGCGCGGACCGGCCGGTGATGGTCGTCTGCATTGACCGCGAGGAGCGGCTGCGTGCGGCGCTGCCGCGGCTGCAACCGATGATCACGAAGGGCCTTGTCTTCCTCGTCTCCGGCGAAGTGCTGCACTGGGCTGGAGGAGAGGCGCGGCGATGAGGGCGCTGCTGCGGTTCGCGCTGGAACAGCGCTTCTTCACGCTGGTGGGCGCGGTTTTGCTGATCGGCGCCGGGGTGTGGTCGTTCCGGCAGCTCAAGATCGAGGCCTACCCGGACATCTCCGATCCGGGCGTCGACGTGATCACGCTGGCGCCGGGCCTGGCGGCCGAGGAGGTGGAACAGCAGGTCACCATCCCGATCGAACGCGCGCTGAACAACACGCCCGGCGTGCTGAACCGCCGTTCAAGGACCATTTTCGGGCTTTCGCTGGTGCAACTCACCTTCGAGCACACGATGGACAATTTCCGCGCCCGCCAGCTTGTGCTCGAACGGTTGCGCGATGTGGAGCTGCCGGAAGGGCTCCAGCCGGTGCTTGGCCCGATGGCCACGCCCATCGGCGAGATGTTCCGTTACACGATCGAAGCGCCGCAGCTTGACGACATGCAGTTGCGCGAATTGCAGGACTGGGTGATCGCGCCGCGGCTGTTGCAGGTGCCCGGCGTGGCCGACGTGGTGCCCTTTGGCGGGCTGGTGAAGCAGTACCAGATCCAGGTGGATCCGTTGCTGCTCGAAAAATACCGGCTCACGCTGGCCGACATCGCCGAGGCGGTTGGAGCGAGCAACCAGAACGCCGGCGGGGCGCTGCTCGACAACCGGCAGCAGTCGCTGGCGGTGCGCGGCGTCGGGCTGCTGCGCTCGGTCGAGGATCTGGAAAACAGCGTGGTGAGCGAAGCGCGCGGCGTGCCGATTTATGTGAAGGACCTGGGGCGGGTGACGATCGGCCCGGCGCCGCGCACTGGCATCTTTGGCCTGAACCAGCGCACCGGCGGCGTCGAGGGGATCGTGCTGATGCGCCGCGGCGAGAACCCGAGCGAGGTGCTCCGGCTGGTCCATCAGGCGGTGGACGAACTCGAACGCACGCGCCTGCCCGCCGGGGTGCGGATCCGGCCGATCTACGACCGCACCGAGCTGGTCGACAACACGCTGAGGACGGTTTCCAGGACGCTGGCCGAAGGGCTCGTCGTCGTCACGCTCGTGCTGCTGTTCTTCCTGGGCAGCGCAAGGGCGGCGCTGCTGACGGCGATCACGATTCCGCTATCGCTGCTGTTTGCGTTCATCTGCATGAACGTGGCGGGCGTGCCGGCGAACCTGCTGTCGCTGGGCGCCATCGACTTCGGCATCATCGTCGACGGCTCGCTGGTGATGGTGGAGCACATTCTGCACCGGCTGAAGGAGCGGCGCGCCGCGGGCGAGCCGCTGCTGGCGATCCGCGACGCCGCCTTCGAAATCGAGTCGCCGATCTTTTTCTCGATGCTGATCATCGTCTCGGCCTATCTGCCGCTGTTCACGCTCGAGCGCGTGGAGCGCCGGCTGTTCACGCCGATGGCGTTCACCGTGTGCGCGGCCCTTACGGGGGCGCTGATTCTCTCGATGACGCTGGTGCCCACCCTTTCGACGTTCCTGTTCCGCCACGGCGCAAAGAACTGGGACAATCCGCTTGTGGTCTGGCTGGCCGGCGCCTACCGGCGGACGCTGGAGGGCGCGCTGAAGAGGCCCGGGCTGGTGGTGGCGGCGACGGGCGTGGTGGTCGCCGCGTCAGTGGGCCTGGCTCTCCAGCTCGGCACCGAATTCCTGCCGCAGCTCGATGAGGGAACCGTCTGGGTGCGGCTGAACCTGCCGCCGGGCACGTCGCTGGAGAAATCGGCGCGGGTGGCCGAGACGGTGCGCGCTGAAGTGCGCCGGCTGCCAGGCGTGCGGGACGTGGCCTCGCAGGCGGGACGCAATGATTCGGGGACGGATCCCTTCGGCCCCAACCGGATCGAGTTTCTCGTCACGCTGAAGCCTTATGAAGAATGGCCGGCGGGACGGACGAAGGCGATGCTCGTCGAGGACCTGGCGCGTCTGTTCTCCGAGCAGGCGCCGGGAGCGAGCTACAACATCACGCAGCCGATCATCGACACGGTGACTGAGGCGGTGACGGGCTCGAGCGCCGACCTCGCCATTCTGTTCATCGGGCCGGACCTCGACACGCTGCGCGGCCTGGCGCGGAAGACGCTCGCGATCGTGCGGCAGGTGCGGGGCGCGGCCGACAGCTCGATCGAGCAGGAAGACCGCCAGCCGCAGCTCATGATCGAAGCGAACCGCACCGCCATGGCGCGGTTCGGCGTGCGCGTGCGCGATCTTCAGGAACTGATCGAGCTGGCCATCGGCGGGCGCACGGTGAGCACCCTCTATGACGGGGAGCGGCGGTTCGACATCACCGTGCGTTATTTACCCGAAGCGCGCGCCGACGCGGGCGCCATCGCCAGCATGCTGGTGGCGACGCGCAGTGGGGCGCGCGTTCCGCTGTCGCAGCTTGCCAACGTACGGATCGCCAACGGCGAATCGATCATCGCCCGCAGCGAGAACCGCCGCATGGTGAGCGTCCGCACCAACATCCGCGGGCGCGACCAGGGCGGCTTCGCCGCCGAGGTGCGGCGGCGCGTGGAGCGAGAAGTGCCGCTGCCGGAAGGCTACGCGGTGGAATGGGGCGGGCAGTTCGAAAACATGGCGCGGGCGCGGGCGCGGCTGAGCGTGGCGCTGCCGGTGACAGTCTTCATCATCTTCGTGCTGCTGTTTTTCACCTTCCGCAACACGCGGGACTCGCTCATCGTGATGCTCACGGTGCCGTTCTCGTTTGTCGGCGGCATTGCGCTGCTGTGGCTGCGCGGCATCAATCTGAGCGTGTCGGCGGCGGTGGGCTTCGTCAGCCTGTTCGGCGTGGCGGTGATGAGCGGCGTGCTGATGCTGAGCGAAGTGAACCGGCGGCGGCGCCAGCCGGGGGTGGAGCTGCGGCGCACGCTGATCGAGGCCTGCGTGACGCAGATGCGGCCGGTGCTGATGATGGTGGTGGTGGCGATGCTCGGCATGATTCCGGCGGCGCGCGCCACCGGCATTGGCAGCGACGTGCAGCGGCCGCTGGCCACGGTGGTCGTCGGCGGGCTGGCCTCGACGCTTCTGCTCACGTTTGTCGGTCTGCCGGCGCTGTACTACGTGGCGGCGCGGCGGCGCGTCCCCAGCGCCTGAGGCGCCACACTCGGGCCTGCTATCATGGCGGAGGTTCGATTTCCGCACAGGGGGCACGCGATGCCGGTCGAGCCGTACCTGTTTTTCAACGGCCGCTGCGAAGAAGCGCTGCGGTTTTACGAGCGCGCCTTTGGGGCGCGCGTCGAGGGGATTTCGCATTTTCGCGACAATCCGAATCCGATGCCCGAAGGCATGCTGCCGCCGGGCTGGGCCGACAAGGTGATGCACGCGAGCTTCCTCATCGGCGGGGCGCGCGTCATGGTCTCTGACGGCCGAAGTGCGGAGCCTCCGCGGTTTGAAGGATTTGCCCTCTCGGTAGTCATCGAGCCCGAGGCCGAGGCGCGCCGCGTCTTCGACGCGCTGGCCGACGGGGGCCGCATCGACATGCCGATGCAGCCCACCTTCTACTCGCCCTGGTTCGGCATGGTGCGCGACCGCTTCGGCGTGCAGTGGATGATCACCGGGCCCTACCACCAGGGCTGACGGCGCGGAGCTGACGGCGCGCTACTGGCCAGGGAGCCTGCCTGCGTCCAGGCGGCCCGCGGCCGGGCTGCGGATCACGGCGTAGGAGAGGCTCACCTCGGCTTCCTCCGCGGCGCGCTTCAGCCGCTCAAGGTTCGCTTCGGCCAGCCGCAGGTTCGTGCGCGTGTGCTCGAAATCACAGGCGGGGATCACCTGCTGCTCAAAGAGGCGGCGGTCGCGCTGGGAATCCGGCCTGGCCTGCGCGAGCGTGGCCTCGGCGCCGCGCACGGCCTCCTGCGCCTGCTCGAACCGTTTCTTCAGGTCGCGGTCATCCAGCACGACCAGCACTTCTCCGGCCGACACGCGCCGGCCCGCGGCGGCTCGCGTCTCCACGACGTTGGCCGTCACGCGCGCGGAAACGGTGAAGACCTGCTCGGCGCGCACCGTTCCGGTGACTTCCTGCGTGGCCGGCAGCAGAGTGGCTTCCACCGCAACCGGGGGACATTTTCGGCGGCTTCCACCGGCGCGGGAAGCACCGACGGCTGGATCTGCCCTCGCCGGAACGCGCCCAGCACCCACAGCATCAACAGCACGATGGCGAGCGATGGAGCAAACATGCGCGCGGCGCGCCGGAGAAAGCCGCGGCGCGGCAGGGCGGGCGTCTGCTCCGCCCGAATGGGGGCGTCAGGGCCTGGATTCATGCGTTTCTCCTTGCAGGAGTGGAGAGTCGCGATTTGCGCAGGAGCCGTGAGACAGGCGGTTGCGGGCCGGTTTCCAGCGCCCTGCGCAGGGCCGGAAGAAAGATCCGGAGGGCTTCGTGGTCCGGGCGCAGCCGGTAGTTGACGCGCACGCCGTCGCGAACGCCTTCCACAAGGCTGGCGGCGCGCAGGTAGGCGAGATGACGTGAAAGCAGAGGTTGCGGCAGCGACAGCGCCTCTTCCATTTCGCAGACGCAGTGGGGCGCTTCCATCAGCAGGCGCAGGATGCGCAGGCGCGTCGGGTCTGACAGGGCCTTGAAGAACTGCGGGAGATTGCTTTGCATGATTTCTTTTATGCGGATGCACGCATGAAACAGGCGGTGGCATCCGTCCGGTGAATTTCCGCGGACCCGGCCAGTTGCGGCATTCCGCCGGAGGGGGCACGGGATTTGTCATTCGTCGATGGTTCTAATACACTCGAAATATATGTGCGGGCGGGCGTCCGCCGAGCAACGCAGCCGGCGCCACCGCCGCGGTCATTTCCGTCCAACAGAACGCCACACGGGAGAGATCCGGTCCGATGGAACAGCACAAAGTGGGAGCCGTGAAACGGCTGGGCCTTTTTGAGCGCTACCTGAGCCTGTGGGTGGGCGTCTGCATGCTGGCGGGCGTCCTGATCGGCAAGCTGATGCCGGATGTGACGGGAGCGTTGCGGGGCCTCGAGTTCGGGGCCGGCAGCCAGATCAACGCGCCGATTGCGGTGCTGATCTGGCTGATGATCATCCCGATGATGATGAAGGTGGACTTCTCCGCCATCCGCAACGTCGGGCGCCGCCCGCGCGGGCTGCTGATCACGCTGTTTGTCAACTGGCTGGTGAAGCCGTTTTCGATGGCGCTGTTTGCGTGGGTCTTTTTCCGGATCGTGTTTTCGCCGTGGATCCCGCCCGCCGACGCCGACCAGTACATCGCTGGCTGCATCATTCTGGCCGCGGCGCCCTGCACGGCGATGGTGTTCGTGTGGAGCTACCTGAGCGACGGCGACCCGGCGTATACGCTGGTGCAGGTTTCGGTGAACGACCTGATCATGCTGTTCGCCTTCGCGCCGATCGTGCGCTTTCTGGTGAGCGGCGCCTCGAACCTGGAGGTGCCGTTCCGCGTGCTGCTGTATTCGGTGATCGTCTTCATCGTAATTCCGCTGGCGGCCGGCGTGCTGCTGCGGCGCCATTTCATCCGCAGCCGCGGGGTCGCCTGGTTCGAGCAGCAGTTGTTGCCGCGCTTCGCTCCGGTGAGCATGACGGCGCTGCTGGTGACGCTGGTGCTGATCTTCGCCTTCCAGGCAGACAACATCACGGGCAAGTTCCTGCACGTGGTGCTGATCGCGGTGCCCATCCTGATCCAGGTCTACTTCAACTCCTCGCTGACCTACGGCCTGATGCGGCTGTTGAAGGTGAACTATGAGGTGGCGGCACCGGGCGCGCTGATCGGCGCGAGCAACTTTTTCGAGCTGGCCGTCGCCACCGCCATCGCGCTTTTCGGGCCGGAGTCCGGTGCGGCGCTGGCCACGGTGGTCGGCGTGCTCATCGAGGTGCCGGTGATGCTGTCGGTGTGCGCCGTGTGCGTGCGCACGCGGCACTGGTTTGCGCCGGCACCGGGTGCGCAGTAAGGAGGGTGCGTCCATGTTTTCATCGATTCTCGTGGCCTCGGACGGGTCCGAAGCGAGCGACCGCATCGTGGAATGCCTGCGGCCGCTGAGGGGCATTGGCGTCCGCCGTGCGACGCTGGTCCACGTTTTCCATGTCCGGGACGTCGGTGGACTGTACGAAACGCTGCGCAGCGAGATGCAGCCGCGGCTGGAGAGACAGGCCGGCGTGCTGCGTGAAGCGGGACTGGAAACCACCATCGAAACGCCACTGGGATTTCCGGCGGACGAGCTGCAACGTATCGCCCGGGAGCGCGGCGCGGAGCTCATTGTGGCGGGCTCGCGCGGGGCCTCGCTGGCGCGGGAGCGCGTGCTCGGCTCCACCGCTGCCGACCTGCTCCACCAGCTCGAGTTTCCCCTGCTGCTGATCCGGATCGAGCTGACCAGTGAAGGGGGCGCCCGCTGCCGGGCCGTCTGCGAAGGGTTGTTCCGCCATATCCTGTTCCCGACGGATTTTTCCGACAACGCATCGCACGCGTTCCTTCACCTGGAGCACATCGTGCGGGAGGCCAGGTCCCGTGTCACGCTTCTCCACGTGCAGGACCGCAGCAGGATTGAAAGACACCTGAAGCACCGTCTGGAAGAGTTCAATCAGATCGATGCGGAACGCCTGGCGGGCATGAAGCTGCGGCTGGAGCAATGTGGGGCGGAGAGTGTCGCGGTGGAAATTCCCTATGGGCTGCCCGTCGAGGAAATCCTCCAGCGCGCCCGCAGCGGCGATCATTCGCTGATCGTGATGGGAGCGCAGGGACGCGGCTTCTTCTCCGAGATCTTTCTTGGCAGCGTGGCCAACCAGGTGGCGCGGCTGGCGCCGTTGCCCGTGCTTCTGGTGCCGGCATTACGCTGAAAAGCGGAGGCGGCGATGCCAGTCGTGTTGCTCGGGGGAGAGTGAGAGAGGGATTTCCTTGGCGGCGATCCTCGGCGGGTCCTCCGGAAGAGACGAAAGCCGTGGCAGCAGCCTTGGCCCGCGTGGCGGCTGCTGCTGCCGCGGCTGAGCCTGCGCGCAGGAGAGAGCTTCTGCGGGAGCGCATTCCTCCCACGGAGCGTGATGGTGAAAATAAGGCCCTGATGTGCAACTGCAAGGGTCTGTGCGATTCCTTCAAGAACACGGACTTCAACACCCTTCCCTTCCAGGTGGAGAGTGAGCTGGACGTGACCTTCGTGGCGCTGCATCCGCAGACCTGCGGGCAGGGCGGCAACGAGTTCCTGGCCGACATCATGAAGAGCGCCGACGGCGAGGCCGACATCGTCAGCGCCGCCTGTGCGCCGGCGGCCCAGGAAAAACTCTTCCGCCGCCTGATGCGCCAGACCGGGTCCCCGCCGAAGCGCTTCATCCCGGTGGACATCCGGATGACGGACAACGAAGGCGTGCTCCAGCGGATCCGCGAGAAGGTGGAGGAGCTGCTGAAGCGCGAGGCAGGCAGGGAACTCCAGCCGGAAGACCTGATGGGCGCCTGCGACTGCTCGCAACTGCCCGCCGAAAAGAAGCATTGAGGTGCAGCCATGGCGCAGATCAAGGTTCCCCGCGAGAAGATTCCCTGGTGTCCGACAATCGACGCCGACCGCTGCATCCACGACCGCGAATGCATCGATTTCTGCAAGAACAACCTCGATGACTGGGACGACGCGCTTGCGGTTCCGGTGGTGGCGCGGCCTTACAACTGCGTTGTCGGCTGCGACGCCTGCGCGAAGATCTGCCCGTCGGAGGCGATTTCCTTTCCGCCGATGGACGAGTTCAAGGCGACCCTGCGGCGCCTGATCGCGGAAGCGCAGGCGATCGAGGCCGCCTGGCGGTGAGTGCCGCTGTCCGGTCCCCACGCATTACCCCTCAAGCGAACAGCAGGGCTGCGGAACGCCTGTCTCGGTGACCGGCCGTGGGACGATGGCCGTGGCGCGTGGTGGTGGGACGGGGATCAGGCTTCATCGCGCTCGAGGCCCGGCACACAGTCACGCGGTTTCCTGAGCCCACGCCGAGCGGAAGTACGCCGCTATCGGACGCAAGCCGGCCGGGGGCCGTAACCACGCAAGGGGGAGGAACAGACAGACGCGGGAGGACTGGTCGGGGCGAGTGGATTTGAACCACCGACCTCCTGGTCCCGAACCAGGCGCTCTAACCAGGCTGAGCCACGCCCCGAGCCACTCTCTATTGTAAGCAGCCCGGACACTACACGGCAAATCGGCGGCCCGCTGCCGGCCGCAGCATCAAGCCCGGATGGGCCTTCGCGGTGAATGCACCCGACCGCGCCGGGGGCCAGATGAGGCCGGCCCCTTCATCTGTCATGGTCCGAGGAAAATCTGCACCGCGCAGACCGCGCTGCCGCGCTGCGCAACGCCGACGCCGCTCATCAAGAAATCCCCCTCGATCGAACGGCGGTGCCCCGTGCTCTTCAGCCAGCCCTCGAGCGCCTGCCGGGGCGTGAATCCACCGCCTTCCATCAGCAGGACGTTTTCGGCCACGCTTTTCGCTCCGGTCTCCCGCATGAG
Encoded here:
- a CDS encoding cation efflux system protein is translated as MRALLRFALEQRFFTLVGAVLLIGAGVWSFRQLKIEAYPDISDPGVDVITLAPGLAAEEVEQQVTIPIERALNNTPGVLNRRSRTIFGLSLVQLTFEHTMDNFRARQLVLERLRDVELPEGLQPVLGPMATPIGEMFRYTIEAPQLDDMQLRELQDWVIAPRLLQVPGVADVVPFGGLVKQYQIQVDPLLLEKYRLTLADIAEAVGASNQNAGGALLDNRQQSLAVRGVGLLRSVEDLENSVVSEARGVPIYVKDLGRVTIGPAPRTGIFGLNQRTGGVEGIVLMRRGENPSEVLRLVHQAVDELERTRLPAGVRIRPIYDRTELVDNTLRTVSRTLAEGLVVVTLVLLFFLGSARAALLTAITIPLSLLFAFICMNVAGVPANLLSLGAIDFGIIVDGSLVMVEHILHRLKERRAAGEPLLAIRDAAFEIESPIFFSMLIIVSAYLPLFTLERVERRLFTPMAFTVCAALTGALILSMTLVPTLSTFLFRHGAKNWDNPLVVWLAGAYRRTLEGALKRPGLVVAATGVVVAASVGLALQLGTEFLPQLDEGTVWVRLNLPPGTSLEKSARVAETVRAEVRRLPGVRDVASQAGRNDSGTDPFGPNRIEFLVTLKPYEEWPAGRTKAMLVEDLARLFSEQAPGASYNITQPIIDTVTEAVTGSSADLAILFIGPDLDTLRGLARKTLAIVRQVRGAADSSIEQEDRQPQLMIEANRTAMARFGVRVRDLQELIELAIGGRTVSTLYDGERRFDITVRYLPEARADAGAIASMLVATRSGARVPLSQLANVRIANGESIIARSENRRMVSVRTNIRGRDQGGFAAEVRRRVEREVPLPEGYAVEWGGQFENMARARARLSVALPVTVFIIFVLLFFTFRNTRDSLIVMLTVPFSFVGGIALLWLRGINLSVSAAVGFVSLFGVAVMSGVLMLSEVNRRRRQPGVELRRTLIEACVTQMRPVLMMVVVAMLGMIPAARATGIGSDVQRPLATVVVGGLASTLLLTFVGLPALYYVAARRRVPSA
- a CDS encoding VOC family protein — encoded protein: MPVEPYLFFNGRCEEALRFYERAFGARVEGISHFRDNPNPMPEGMLPPGWADKVMHASFLIGGARVMVSDGRSAEPPRFEGFALSVVIEPEAEARRVFDALADGGRIDMPMQPTFYSPWFGMVRDRFGVQWMITGPYHQG
- a CDS encoding arsenical-resistance protein, which produces MEQHKVGAVKRLGLFERYLSLWVGVCMLAGVLIGKLMPDVTGALRGLEFGAGSQINAPIAVLIWLMIIPMMMKVDFSAIRNVGRRPRGLLITLFVNWLVKPFSMALFAWVFFRIVFSPWIPPADADQYIAGCIILAAAPCTAMVFVWSYLSDGDPAYTLVQVSVNDLIMLFAFAPIVRFLVSGASNLEVPFRVLLYSVIVFIVIPLAAGVLLRRHFIRSRGVAWFEQQLLPRFAPVSMTALLVTLVLIFAFQADNITGKFLHVVLIAVPILIQVYFNSSLTYGLMRLLKVNYEVAAPGALIGASNFFELAVATAIALFGPESGAALATVVGVLIEVPVMLSVCAVCVRTRHWFAPAPGAQ